The uncultured Campylobacter sp. genome includes a region encoding these proteins:
- the queA gene encoding tRNA preQ1(34) S-adenosylmethionine ribosyltransferase-isomerase QueA, which yields MADLNLVGSYDYELPSKLIASAPLMPKQSARLLIYDRAKEQITHAHFGDLADALPPCDIIFNDTRVIKARLFGHKNSGGKIELLLNSPLEGDKFSVYIRGSVKVGSELKFQSGLNARVCELMEGGLRIVKFEHGGKALNTHDVFEICERIGHVPLPPYIKRTDTKQDESWYQSIFAREQGAVAAPTASLHFDSEMIADLHKNHEIHFITLHVGAGTFKPVEVADLREHKMHGELYSIPPQTAQILKSERKILGVGTTVTRTIENFARNGQSSGICELFLHPGNPPIRQNFLLTNFHLPKSTLIMLVASFIGLERTLELYRIAVEQRYRFYSYGDGMLVL from the coding sequence ATGGCGGATCTAAATTTAGTTGGCAGCTACGATTACGAGCTTCCTAGCAAGCTCATCGCAAGCGCGCCCTTGATGCCCAAACAAAGCGCGCGCCTACTGATCTACGACCGCGCTAAAGAGCAGATCACCCACGCGCACTTCGGCGATCTGGCGGATGCCCTGCCGCCTTGCGATATTATTTTTAACGACACGCGGGTGATTAAGGCGCGCCTTTTCGGCCATAAAAACAGCGGCGGTAAGATCGAGCTTCTGCTAAACTCGCCGCTTGAGGGCGATAAATTTAGCGTCTATATTCGCGGCAGCGTCAAAGTAGGCAGCGAATTAAAATTTCAAAGCGGTCTTAATGCGCGCGTCTGTGAGCTTATGGAAGGTGGGCTTCGCATCGTGAAGTTTGAGCACGGCGGTAAAGCTTTAAACACCCATGATGTTTTTGAAATTTGCGAACGTATCGGCCATGTGCCGCTGCCACCGTATATCAAGCGCACCGATACCAAGCAGGACGAAAGCTGGTATCAAAGCATCTTCGCGCGCGAGCAAGGCGCCGTCGCCGCACCCACCGCGAGCTTGCATTTTGATAGCGAGATGATTGCGGATTTGCATAAAAATCACGAGATCCACTTCATCACGCTGCATGTGGGCGCGGGCACCTTTAAGCCCGTGGAAGTAGCGGATCTGCGCGAGCACAAGATGCACGGTGAGCTCTACTCTATCCCGCCGCAGACCGCGCAAATTCTAAAAAGCGAACGAAAAATTTTAGGCGTGGGTACGACCGTTACGAGAACGATCGAAAATTTTGCGCGCAACGGGCAAAGCAGCGGGATCTGCGAGCTGTTTTTGCACCCGGGCAATCCGCCGATAAGACAAAATTTTCTACTTACGAACTTTCACCTGCCCAAATCCACGCTGATAATGCTCGTAGCAAGCTTCATCGGCCTTGAGCGCACGCTTGAGCTCTACCGCATCGCAGTGGAGCAAAGATACCGCTTCTACTCCTATGGCGATGGGATGCTTGTGCTATGA